A single Kribbella aluminosa DNA region contains:
- a CDS encoding glutamate--cysteine ligase, with product MGEEVDRVEFSRADRTAFREQVHRNLDAFARMLRENRFAPDRPMTGIEIELNLVDEHCDPAMKNAEVLSAIEDDAFQTELGQFNIEINVPPGQIDGLGLDTMESNIRDSLNAAEDKAARTGSSMVIVGILPTLLTEHIRRDALSTNPRYALLNDQIFAARGEDVQISIDGVERLQVTADSIVPEAACTSTQFHLQVTPEAFPRYWNAAQAISGVQLAVGANSPFLFGKELLRETRIALFEQAADTRTHELKTQGVRPRVWFGERWITSIFDLFEENSRYYPALLPVTSEEDPIAVLDRGDTPALSELRLHNGTIYRWNRPVYDVVREKPHLRVENRVLPAGPTVVDTIANGAFYFGLVRALADDERPIWSQMSFSAAEENFHAAARNGIDAEVFWPGVGTARATELVLRRLLPLAVRGLDAWGVDVAVRDRLLGIVEQRCLTNRNGASWQADVFHRLYTQGSHGRRDALRGMLRRYRDHMHDNTPVHEWPVD from the coding sequence ATGGGTGAGGAAGTCGACCGGGTCGAGTTCAGCCGGGCGGACCGGACCGCGTTCCGGGAGCAGGTGCACCGCAATCTGGACGCCTTCGCGCGGATGCTGCGCGAGAACCGGTTCGCCCCGGACCGTCCGATGACCGGCATCGAGATCGAGCTGAACCTGGTCGACGAGCACTGCGACCCGGCGATGAAGAACGCCGAGGTGCTGAGCGCGATCGAGGACGACGCGTTCCAGACCGAGCTCGGCCAGTTCAACATCGAGATCAACGTGCCGCCCGGGCAGATCGACGGGCTCGGGCTGGACACCATGGAGTCGAACATCCGGGACAGCCTGAACGCCGCCGAGGACAAGGCGGCCCGGACCGGCTCGTCGATGGTGATCGTCGGGATCCTGCCGACCCTGCTGACCGAGCACATCCGCCGGGACGCGCTCAGCACCAACCCGCGGTACGCGCTGCTCAACGACCAGATCTTCGCCGCCCGTGGCGAGGACGTGCAGATCTCCATCGACGGCGTCGAACGCCTGCAGGTGACCGCGGACAGCATCGTCCCGGAGGCCGCCTGTACGTCGACGCAGTTCCACCTGCAGGTCACGCCGGAGGCGTTCCCGCGGTACTGGAACGCCGCGCAGGCGATCTCCGGCGTACAGCTCGCGGTCGGGGCGAACTCGCCGTTCCTGTTCGGCAAGGAGCTGCTCCGCGAGACCCGGATCGCGTTGTTCGAGCAGGCCGCCGACACCCGTACGCACGAGCTGAAGACCCAGGGCGTGCGCCCGCGGGTCTGGTTCGGTGAACGGTGGATCACCTCGATCTTCGACCTCTTCGAGGAGAATTCGCGGTACTACCCGGCGCTGCTGCCGGTCACGTCCGAGGAGGATCCGATCGCGGTGCTGGACCGCGGCGACACGCCAGCACTTTCGGAGTTGCGGCTGCACAACGGGACGATCTATCGCTGGAACCGCCCGGTGTACGACGTTGTCCGGGAGAAGCCGCATCTGCGGGTGGAGAATCGCGTGCTGCCGGCCGGCCCGACGGTGGTCGACACGATTGCCAACGGCGCCTTCTACTTCGGGCTGGTCCGGGCGCTGGCCGACGACGAACGGCCGATCTGGTCACAGATGTCGTTCAGCGCCGCCGAGGAGAACTTCCACGCCGCGGCCCGGAACGGCATCGACGCCGAGGTGTTCTGGCCGGGCGTCGGTACGGCGCGCGCGACCGAGCTGGTGCTCAGACGCCTGCTGCCGTTGGCGGTTCGCGGTCTCGATGCCTGGGGCGTCGACGTGGCGGTGCGGGATCGGCTGCTCGGCATCGTCGAGCAGCGTTGCCTCACGAACCGTAACGGTGCGTCCTGGCAGGCGGACGTCTTCCATCGCCTGTATACACAGGGCTCGCACGGTCGCCGGGACGCATTGCGCGGGATGTTACGCCGGTACCGCGACCACATGCACGACAACACGCCCGTGCACGAGTGGCCGGTGGACTGA